A single genomic interval of Aegicerativicinus sediminis harbors:
- a CDS encoding HAD family hydrolase, which translates to MKDAKEVTIEEDSNSDKVSDISLLSWAEDPKNRIESWVNTVTDSSSSNFIPVEDRIAVFDNDGTLWPEQPWPNQLQFALDYVKAKINERPNWQTDPFLTQISKGDYSVLEKARKEDVYNLVYASHAGMTESEFKEAVMKWMDTATNKKYTRKFNELVYSPMLELLEYLRQNQFKTFIVSGGGADFMRVFAEEVYGIPPYQVIGSYGDTSFEFVDGNPIISKIEGDIFYDDKEAKPIAIHRFIGKRPVFVGGNSDGDQAMMEYASASNYNTLCVLLHHTDEEREYAYDKKTLSGHMETALEMAKEKNWLVVDMKKDFLSIFP; encoded by the coding sequence GTGAAAGATGCAAAAGAAGTAACAATTGAAGAGGATTCCAATAGTGATAAAGTAAGTGACATTTCTCTGCTTAGTTGGGCAGAAGACCCAAAAAATAGAATAGAATCTTGGGTAAATACTGTTACAGATTCATCTTCTTCTAATTTTATTCCTGTCGAAGATCGCATTGCTGTGTTCGATAATGACGGCACCTTATGGCCAGAACAGCCTTGGCCAAATCAATTACAATTTGCATTAGATTATGTAAAGGCTAAAATAAATGAACGTCCAAATTGGCAGACTGATCCCTTTTTAACCCAAATTTCTAAGGGAGATTATAGCGTATTAGAGAAGGCTAGAAAAGAAGATGTTTACAATTTAGTTTATGCCTCACATGCAGGCATGACTGAGAGTGAATTTAAGGAGGCGGTGATGAAATGGATGGATACAGCGACCAATAAAAAATATACGCGAAAATTTAATGAATTGGTTTATTCGCCTATGCTTGAGCTGCTTGAATATTTAAGGCAGAACCAATTTAAAACCTTTATTGTAAGCGGTGGAGGTGCTGATTTTATGCGAGTTTTTGCTGAGGAGGTATATGGCATTCCCCCTTACCAAGTCATTGGTAGTTACGGTGATACCTCTTTTGAATTTGTAGATGGAAATCCAATAATTTCTAAGATTGAAGGAGATATTTTTTATGATGATAAGGAGGCAAAACCTATAGCCATACATAGGTTTATAGGGAAACGCCCAGTATTTGTGGGGGGTAACAGCGATGGAGATCAAGCAATGATGGAATATGCCTCTGCATCTAATTACAACACCTTATGTGTTCTCCTTCATCACACTGATGAAGAAAGAGAATATGCCTACGACAAAAAAACATTAAGCGGTCATATGGAGACTGCTTTAGAGATGGCTAAGGAAAAAAATTGGTTGGTAGTTGATATGAAGAAAGATTTTTTATCCATTTTTCCATGA
- a CDS encoding BamA/TamA family outer membrane protein, giving the protein MDYLRRFLVAIILLSSGVGFAQKIEGDTIQKTPKTIDFKLMPYLGYNRDMGFMFGAIPMIMYRLNSKDSLSPKSMSGATALYTTNNSYFVALFNRFFLNEDKWRITMFGVTGNHYSQFFLDFQDASDFYDYNTKTTIASIGFQRLIKKHFYLGLNYTYSHYDTDYEDEVLESSITQTNGLEVNTQYDNRNSIYYPTDGFNARIKWLMIPEWFSNDNAANKLKFSYNQYFGQQNDRDVIAARFSALVGLGELPFEQQETIGGKDIRGYSEGKYRGDGIIALQGEYRFNFHSKMGLVAFGGLSTLYGSANDDFNWKLYPGAGAGFRYLVFDEEHFNIGIDAAVGKKDWGIYFRIGEAF; this is encoded by the coding sequence TTGGATTACTTAAGAAGGTTTTTAGTCGCTATCATTCTGTTAAGTTCTGGAGTGGGTTTTGCCCAAAAAATTGAAGGTGATACAATTCAAAAAACTCCCAAAACAATTGATTTTAAGTTGATGCCGTATCTAGGCTATAATAGAGATATGGGCTTCATGTTTGGGGCCATTCCAATGATCATGTACCGATTAAATTCTAAGGATAGTCTTTCGCCAAAATCCATGTCTGGGGCAACTGCACTCTATACAACCAACAATTCCTATTTCGTGGCCCTTTTTAACCGTTTTTTCTTGAATGAGGATAAATGGAGAATAACCATGTTTGGAGTTACGGGTAACCACTACTCGCAATTTTTCTTGGATTTTCAGGATGCGTCGGATTTTTATGATTATAACACTAAAACAACCATTGCAAGTATTGGATTCCAACGCCTCATAAAGAAGCACTTTTACTTAGGACTAAACTATACCTATTCCCATTATGACACTGATTATGAAGATGAGGTATTAGAATCTTCGATTACTCAAACAAATGGGTTGGAAGTGAATACCCAATACGACAACCGTAATTCTATTTATTATCCCACAGATGGATTTAATGCGCGGATAAAATGGCTAATGATCCCTGAGTGGTTTAGCAATGATAATGCGGCAAATAAATTAAAATTTAGTTACAATCAATACTTTGGCCAACAAAATGACCGAGATGTGATTGCTGCAAGATTTTCAGCCTTGGTAGGCTTGGGTGAATTACCCTTTGAACAACAAGAAACCATAGGAGGTAAGGATATTAGGGGGTATTCTGAAGGTAAGTATAGAGGTGACGGTATCATAGCTTTACAAGGGGAATACCGCTTTAACTTCCATTCCAAAATGGGGCTAGTGGCTTTTGGGGGGTTATCGACTCTCTATGGCTCTGCGAATGATGATTTTAACTGGAAATTGTATCCCGGTGCTGGTGCGGGTTTTCGATATTTAGTATTCGACGAGGAACATTTTAATATTGGTATTGACGCCGCTGTGGGTAAGAAAGACTGGGGTATTTATTTTAGAATTGGAGAAGCATTTTAG
- a CDS encoding ABC transporter ATP-binding protein, which yields MLLELNNIFKWVTTGGRRIFLLKDINFKVEEGEFISIMGPSGSGKSTLLNVIGMLDTFNEGEYTFLDTPVHQMKEKHRANLYKEYIGFVFQAYHLIDELTVYENIETPLLYKKIKSSERKALVADMLDRFNIVGKKDLFPSQLSGGQQQLVGIARALIGKPKLILADEPTGNLNSKQGEEIMELFKELNKDGVTIIQATHSETNAAYGNRILNLLDGGWVKS from the coding sequence ATGCTATTAGAACTAAATAATATTTTCAAATGGGTCACCACAGGTGGTCGACGAATTTTCCTTTTAAAAGATATCAATTTTAAAGTTGAGGAAGGTGAATTTATTTCCATTATGGGACCCTCGGGTTCTGGCAAATCTACTTTGTTAAATGTCATAGGAATGCTCGATACATTCAATGAAGGAGAATACACATTTTTAGATACCCCAGTACACCAAATGAAGGAAAAACATCGTGCCAATCTCTATAAAGAATATATTGGATTCGTGTTTCAGGCCTATCATCTCATAGATGAACTCACCGTTTATGAAAACATAGAAACACCTTTACTCTATAAAAAGATTAAGTCTTCAGAACGAAAGGCATTGGTAGCCGATATGCTGGACCGGTTCAACATAGTGGGCAAAAAGGATTTATTTCCATCCCAACTAAGTGGTGGCCAACAGCAATTGGTTGGAATTGCAAGGGCTTTGATTGGAAAGCCAAAATTGATATTAGCTGACGAACCCACAGGAAACCTAAATTCTAAACAAGGGGAAGAAATCATGGAACTTTTTAAAGAATTGAACAAGGATGGTGTAACCATAATACAGGCTACGCACTCTGAAACCAACGCCGCTTATGGCAATCGCATTTTGAATTTGCTTGATGGCGGCTGGGTAAAATCTTGA
- a CDS encoding arylsulfatase, whose protein sequence is MTQHVIQLNRLLLFIFLLPIISLAQDKPNILIIFPDDVGWSNVSAYGNGVMGYTTPNIDRIAKEGIMFTEHYAQPSCTAGRAALITGQYPIRSGMTTVGRPGGPLGLKKESPTLAEVLKEQGYATGQFGKNHLGDLNSHLPTVHGFDEFFGNLYHLNTQEEYQQKDYPQNPEFFKKYGTRGVLHTWATNTDDTTVDPRFGKVGKQKIEDTGQLSKERMETVDEEFIAASLDFMKRAKKDDKPFFVWLNPSRMHMFTHLKPENRYLALPYTTEHDMYGSGMIEHDQHVGMILDELEKMGALENTIVIYSTDNGPEHSARTHGGTTPFRGEKMTTYEGGVRVPMMVMWKNHIPEGQVLRGIQSHMDIFTTLSAAAGVPNVAEKMKKERKQYIDGVNNLDYWLGKSEKSNRNNFIYYHESDIRAIRVNQWKLNFQTSEDYYAPYIKHKFPIMYNLHFDPYESFDNTTDRSDIIQRKQFLNEPVQEILGEHIKTLQEYPPVQKAATLDFSELVKQLQSGKQ, encoded by the coding sequence ATGACCCAACATGTTATCCAATTAAATAGGTTACTTCTATTTATTTTTCTATTACCTATTATTTCCCTAGCCCAAGACAAACCTAATATCCTCATCATTTTTCCTGATGATGTTGGTTGGAGTAATGTGAGCGCTTATGGAAATGGCGTTATGGGATATACAACCCCAAACATAGACCGTATCGCCAAAGAAGGTATTATGTTTACTGAACATTATGCACAGCCTTCTTGTACAGCAGGGCGTGCGGCATTAATTACAGGCCAATACCCTATTAGAAGTGGTATGACTACTGTTGGTAGACCCGGTGGCCCTCTAGGGCTAAAAAAAGAATCACCAACCCTTGCCGAAGTTCTAAAAGAGCAAGGATACGCCACAGGACAATTTGGTAAAAACCACTTAGGTGATCTTAATTCACATTTACCAACTGTTCATGGTTTTGATGAATTTTTTGGCAATCTATACCATTTAAATACCCAGGAAGAATATCAACAGAAGGATTACCCCCAAAACCCTGAATTTTTTAAAAAATATGGCACACGTGGCGTATTACATACTTGGGCAACTAATACGGATGATACTACTGTAGATCCTCGTTTTGGGAAAGTTGGAAAACAAAAAATTGAAGATACAGGCCAACTTTCAAAAGAGCGTATGGAAACCGTAGACGAGGAATTTATTGCAGCTTCTCTTGATTTTATGAAGAGGGCCAAAAAGGATGATAAGCCATTTTTTGTTTGGTTAAACCCAAGTCGCATGCATATGTTTACTCATCTAAAGCCTGAAAACAGGTATTTGGCACTTCCTTATACAACTGAACATGATATGTATGGTAGTGGAATGATAGAGCATGATCAACATGTTGGGATGATCTTAGATGAACTTGAAAAAATGGGTGCATTAGAAAACACCATCGTAATTTATTCTACTGATAATGGTCCTGAACACAGTGCACGTACCCATGGTGGAACGACTCCATTTAGAGGAGAAAAAATGACGACTTATGAAGGCGGCGTACGCGTACCTATGATGGTAATGTGGAAAAACCATATCCCTGAAGGTCAGGTGTTGAGAGGAATCCAGTCTCATATGGATATATTCACCACTTTGTCGGCTGCAGCTGGAGTTCCTAATGTTGCAGAAAAAATGAAAAAGGAACGAAAACAATATATTGATGGTGTCAATAATCTAGATTATTGGTTAGGCAAAAGCGAAAAGAGTAACCGTAACAACTTTATTTATTACCATGAATCTGATATTAGGGCGATACGTGTAAACCAATGGAAATTAAACTTCCAGACTAGCGAAGATTATTATGCACCATACATAAAGCATAAATTCCCTATCATGTACAATCTGCATTTCGATCCTTACGAAAGCTTTGATAATACAACCGATCGTTCAGATATTATTCAAAGAAAACAGTTCCTTAACGAACCGGTGCAGGAAATTCTTGGTGAGCATATTAAAACGCTTCAAGAATATCCTCCAGTTCAAAAAGCAGCAACACTTGACTTTTCTGAATTGGTTAAACAATTACAGTCAGGAAAGCAATAA
- a CDS encoding arylsulfatase has translation MKYSTYSLKFLLWFFISIPFFLSAQDKPNILVIMVDDVAPNSLSAYSMGMQYPTPNIDRIAKEGALFTDHYSQPSCTAGRAAFITGQKPVRTGLTTVGQPGNPLGLKPEDPTLAELLKPLGYMTGQFGKNHLGDRNEHLPTVHGFDEFYGNLYHLNVSEEPEQADYPKSSEFANKYGPRGVIESFATTQMDNTEDPRFGKIGKQRITDTGPLTSEDMKTFDDELVRRSKDFMKRAKDANKPFFIWHATSRMHVYTRLKEESKNLATGISTDMDLFGHGLIEHDGQVGELLDYMEELGIDDNTIVIYTTDNGPEQSSFPHAGVTMFRGEKMTTWEGGLRSPFLVRWPGKIPAGLVRNGISAHEDVLPTLMAAVGNPNISAELKKGKKVGDMTYKVYVDGFNNLDYWTGKTDKSARNYFFYYYESGLTAMRVGPWKMHFATKERYFDDMVSHTMPQLFNLRKDPFEHYDDITGFHLMMEKSWVMQPAIGLLNDHLSTFKEFPPRQASASLDINKAIDAILKSKARQ, from the coding sequence ATGAAATACTCAACATACTCTTTGAAATTTCTTTTATGGTTTTTCATTTCAATACCTTTTTTTCTTTCTGCCCAAGACAAGCCAAATATTTTGGTAATCATGGTAGACGATGTGGCGCCTAATTCGTTAAGTGCCTATAGTATGGGGATGCAATATCCTACCCCAAATATTGATAGAATTGCCAAAGAAGGCGCACTTTTTACAGATCACTATTCACAACCTAGTTGTACCGCTGGAAGAGCTGCATTTATTACAGGACAAAAACCTGTAAGAACAGGACTTACAACTGTAGGCCAACCTGGAAATCCACTGGGGCTTAAGCCAGAAGACCCTACCTTGGCTGAACTTTTAAAACCTCTTGGCTATATGACGGGTCAATTCGGTAAGAACCACTTAGGAGATCGCAATGAGCATCTTCCTACCGTGCATGGTTTTGATGAGTTCTATGGCAACCTTTATCATCTTAATGTATCAGAAGAGCCTGAACAGGCAGATTACCCAAAATCGTCAGAATTTGCAAATAAATATGGTCCTCGTGGGGTCATAGAATCCTTTGCTACAACTCAAATGGACAATACAGAAGATCCTCGGTTCGGTAAAATAGGAAAGCAGCGAATCACGGATACTGGACCGTTAACCAGTGAAGATATGAAAACCTTTGATGATGAATTGGTTCGAAGGTCCAAGGACTTTATGAAACGCGCTAAGGACGCTAATAAACCTTTCTTTATTTGGCATGCCACAAGTCGAATGCATGTTTATACAAGGCTAAAGGAAGAATCTAAAAATCTTGCAACCGGCATCAGTACCGATATGGATTTGTTCGGTCATGGTTTAATTGAACATGATGGGCAGGTTGGAGAGTTGTTGGATTATATGGAAGAACTAGGTATTGACGATAATACAATCGTAATCTATACTACGGATAATGGTCCAGAACAGAGTTCTTTTCCCCATGCTGGTGTCACCATGTTTAGAGGTGAAAAAATGACCACTTGGGAAGGTGGATTAAGATCTCCTTTTTTGGTAAGATGGCCTGGGAAAATTCCTGCCGGACTTGTTAGAAATGGAATATCCGCCCATGAAGATGTATTGCCAACATTAATGGCCGCTGTGGGAAATCCAAATATTTCTGCTGAATTGAAAAAAGGTAAAAAAGTAGGAGATATGACCTATAAAGTTTATGTAGATGGTTTTAATAATTTGGACTATTGGACAGGTAAGACAGATAAATCAGCTAGAAATTATTTCTTCTATTATTATGAAAGTGGTTTAACTGCGATGCGGGTAGGGCCTTGGAAAATGCACTTTGCCACCAAGGAGCGTTATTTTGATGATATGGTCTCCCATACCATGCCTCAACTGTTCAATTTAAGAAAAGACCCGTTTGAGCACTACGACGATATAACTGGGTTCCATTTAATGATGGAAAAATCTTGGGTTATGCAACCTGCCATTGGCTTGTTGAATGATCATTTATCCACATTCAAGGAATTTCCACCTAGACAGGCTTCGGCATCTTTGGATATAAACAAGGCTATTGATGCCATTCTTAAGTCTAAAGCAAGACAATAA
- a CDS encoding TolC family protein has product MKLRLIIFCMMISSLGFSQTNDEILTLDECIRIALDNNLNYQNNQLDAQTARANYKRSINNLLPTINGSMNLGNSNGRSIDPYTNSYIDESLTFSNANLGLNAIVFNGFRLLNTLKQTNLNYKAAEMDVEAARQDLMLNVTLGFLQVLSARDLVALTEGRITTSEGQVDRLKTLYDQEVGNPAEYRDLQGQFATDQASLIQARNTLKDALLNLQQWMNTEMELDPDQMQLLIDASPYGYTPDEIYQEALKELPSIKSGELKVEAANKGVAVARSLYVPELSFFANLNTNYSSAARIFTETGTMINPTGDYVSINGTNFDVFREQTSFTPEEIPFKDQFENNVFSNFGLAISIPLFNGFRAKNNVQLEKIKRSQAENTLNQTKLEFRQFIKEAYYDMEAASERYEVLQTQVKAYEESFRINEIRFNNGVTNSVEYIISKTNLDNARVNLANVKYEYVLRQKILDFFRGQI; this is encoded by the coding sequence ATGAAACTACGATTGATTATATTTTGTATGATGATTTCATCTTTAGGCTTTAGCCAGACAAATGATGAAATACTCACATTGGATGAATGCATCCGAATAGCATTGGATAACAATTTAAATTACCAAAACAATCAATTAGATGCCCAAACCGCCCGTGCAAATTACAAGCGTTCGATAAACAATTTACTTCCAACCATTAATGGAAGCATGAATTTGGGAAACTCCAATGGGCGTAGTATAGATCCCTATACCAACAGTTATATAGATGAATCCTTAACCTTTTCAAATGCCAACTTGGGGCTGAATGCTATTGTTTTTAATGGTTTCCGTCTTTTAAACACGTTGAAACAGACCAACCTAAATTATAAAGCTGCTGAGATGGATGTTGAAGCTGCAAGACAAGACTTAATGTTGAACGTTACATTAGGCTTTCTTCAAGTGTTAAGTGCAAGAGATTTAGTGGCGTTAACTGAGGGTAGAATTACTACAAGTGAAGGACAGGTGGATCGCTTAAAAACACTCTATGACCAAGAAGTTGGCAATCCTGCAGAGTATCGAGATTTACAGGGTCAGTTTGCAACAGATCAAGCTTCTCTCATTCAAGCTAGAAATACGTTGAAGGATGCCCTATTAAACCTGCAGCAATGGATGAATACTGAAATGGAACTAGACCCTGACCAAATGCAATTACTCATTGATGCTAGTCCATATGGTTACACCCCAGATGAAATTTATCAAGAAGCTCTTAAGGAATTACCTTCTATAAAATCTGGCGAATTAAAGGTTGAAGCTGCCAATAAAGGTGTGGCGGTAGCACGCTCCCTATATGTGCCAGAACTTTCATTCTTTGCCAACCTCAATACCAATTACTCTAGTGCTGCTAGAATTTTCACTGAAACCGGAACCATGATTAACCCCACAGGTGATTATGTTTCTATTAATGGGACAAATTTTGATGTTTTCAGGGAGCAAACCTCATTCACTCCTGAAGAAATACCTTTTAAAGATCAATTTGAAAACAACGTTTTTTCAAACTTTGGTCTAGCGATTTCCATACCCTTATTTAATGGCTTCAGGGCTAAGAACAATGTTCAACTTGAAAAAATTAAACGCTCACAGGCAGAAAACACCTTGAATCAAACCAAATTAGAATTCAGACAGTTTATAAAGGAAGCTTACTACGACATGGAAGCTGCTTCTGAACGTTATGAAGTCCTTCAGACACAAGTAAAGGCTTATGAAGAATCTTTTAGAATTAATGAAATCAGATTCAATAATGGGGTTACAAACAGTGTGGAATATATTATAAGTAAAACCAACTTAGATAATGCCAGGGTAAATCTTGCAAATGTTAAATATGAATATGTGCTTAGACAGAAAATATTAGATTTTTTCCGAGGGCAGATTTAG
- a CDS encoding sulfatase-like hydrolase/transferase, translated as MKLKIFILLLFVLSMISSRAQQISVFDEAVTIKDNLEPVIPRPDQEKIASKKLSDLQAKMGKKPNILIFLVDDLGWGDIGVNGGGVAVGAPTPNVDRLAREGKRFTSFYSTPTCTSSRAMMLTGRQPIRSGLTRPLLSGDKVSTNPWEVEVTQAKLLGTAGYKSALIGKWHIGEAENMLPHEVGFDYFYGLPAVQSDYTQFLIERQYSDMINNKELHDKAFQLQPEGLIKGNKGGGREVGFEIKTIEELRQIDEKLKEESIKFIQEHSGKSPFFLVHSFTAIHNDTYCGEDYIGKSPAAMPVKDAIVQMDDIVGDIMNSLEASGQLENTLVIFTSDNGANEDVFPDSGYHPWRGGKGTTWEGGVRVPCIAYWKGMIEPGQETNGLMDLSDIYMVSLRVGGVLDKLPNTLYFDGIDQTPYLLAKDGKSLRQAVFLWNSTDFCAMRWKDYKVHFQVFETKETRRNIDASLLTRIGTAPWVFNLNVDPKEMASEGHRYFEWGLPAVVAFQKRHIATMKKYPNTDLGLGF; from the coding sequence ATGAAATTAAAGATTTTCATTCTACTTCTATTCGTTTTGAGCATGATAAGCTCACGAGCTCAGCAAATTAGTGTCTTTGATGAGGCGGTAACAATTAAAGATAATTTAGAACCAGTCATTCCTCGACCCGATCAGGAAAAAATTGCTAGTAAAAAACTTAGTGATCTTCAGGCGAAAATGGGAAAAAAACCAAACATACTCATTTTCTTGGTTGACGATTTGGGCTGGGGAGATATAGGTGTAAATGGAGGCGGTGTTGCTGTTGGTGCCCCAACTCCAAATGTTGATCGTCTCGCCAGAGAAGGTAAACGATTTACCTCTTTTTATTCGACACCAACATGTACGTCATCCCGGGCAATGATGTTGACGGGGCGACAACCTATCAGAAGTGGACTTACAAGACCATTGCTAAGCGGTGATAAAGTATCAACTAATCCATGGGAAGTAGAAGTTACACAAGCTAAGTTATTAGGTACAGCAGGCTATAAGTCTGCTCTTATTGGGAAATGGCATATAGGGGAAGCTGAAAACATGTTGCCTCATGAAGTTGGTTTTGACTATTTCTATGGCCTTCCTGCTGTACAATCTGATTATACCCAGTTTTTAATTGAAAGACAATATTCTGACATGATCAATAATAAGGAACTTCATGACAAAGCATTTCAGTTGCAACCCGAAGGACTTATTAAGGGAAATAAAGGAGGTGGACGCGAAGTAGGCTTTGAGATTAAAACCATTGAAGAACTTAGACAAATAGATGAAAAACTAAAAGAAGAATCCATCAAATTTATTCAAGAGCATTCTGGGAAGTCTCCATTCTTTTTGGTTCACTCATTTACTGCCATACATAACGATACTTATTGTGGTGAAGATTATATTGGTAAAAGTCCTGCAGCGATGCCTGTTAAGGACGCCATTGTTCAAATGGATGATATTGTTGGGGATATTATGAATTCTCTAGAAGCAAGTGGTCAACTTGAAAATACCTTGGTTATCTTCACATCAGACAATGGTGCCAATGAAGATGTATTCCCAGATTCTGGTTATCATCCTTGGCGTGGAGGTAAAGGAACTACTTGGGAAGGTGGTGTAAGGGTTCCTTGCATAGCTTATTGGAAAGGAATGATTGAACCAGGTCAGGAAACAAATGGATTAATGGACCTTTCTGATATTTATATGGTATCATTACGTGTTGGCGGGGTATTAGACAAATTGCCGAATACTTTATATTTCGATGGAATCGACCAAACACCTTACCTTTTAGCAAAGGATGGGAAGTCTCTACGTCAGGCAGTATTTTTATGGAATTCAACAGATTTTTGTGCTATGCGATGGAAAGATTATAAAGTCCATTTTCAGGTTTTTGAAACAAAGGAAACCCGAAGAAACATCGATGCTTCTTTGCTTACAAGAATAGGAACAGCTCCTTGGGTATTTAATTTAAATGTTGACCCCAAAGAAATGGCAAGTGAAGGGCATCGCTATTTTGAATGGGGACTGCCTGCTGTTGTAGCTTTTCAAAAACGACATATAGCAACGATGAAGAAGTATCCCAACACAGATTTGGGCCTTGGATTTTAA
- a CDS encoding DUF502 domain-containing protein, with translation MKPKQNSFRPLVIGGLFFLIPILLFIFLIRHTLAILKPMVSKFLVFLDIQTVIGAYTVTILTVFVLILIAYISGVLIKKGIIHNWNNDIENQLFMLFPSLQMMKYKYLKEEDQLGNNNYWKAILLKEDTYYVIAFITHKDETGNISVLIPDAPRMGGGEIRYYKDSECIYIPISMQAAMRALNSFGNKGDLAAELTA, from the coding sequence ATGAAACCAAAGCAAAACTCTTTTCGTCCATTGGTTATTGGAGGGCTATTTTTCCTAATTCCGATATTACTATTCATATTTTTAATTAGGCATACATTGGCCATACTTAAACCTATGGTATCTAAATTTTTGGTATTCCTAGATATACAAACGGTTATAGGCGCCTATACGGTTACAATTTTAACTGTTTTCGTCCTAATTTTAATTGCATACATCAGTGGTGTCTTAATTAAAAAAGGAATTATTCATAATTGGAATAATGATATTGAAAATCAGTTATTCATGTTATTTCCGAGTCTTCAAATGATGAAATACAAATATTTAAAGGAAGAAGATCAATTAGGAAACAATAATTATTGGAAAGCTATTTTATTAAAGGAGGATACCTATTACGTAATTGCTTTTATTACCCATAAAGATGAAACCGGAAATATCAGTGTTTTAATACCTGATGCTCCTCGTATGGGTGGAGGTGAGATACGGTATTATAAAGATTCGGAATGCATTTATATTCCCATTTCAATGCAAGCCGCGATGCGTGCTTTAAATAGTTTTGGAAATAAAGGAGACTTAGCAGCCGAACTAACTGCCTAA